The window CAAATGGCATATGGGAGCAAAACACTCAATGGCATTGGAGAGATCAGGAGACTTTTCAGTTCATTCCTTCTATGATTCACTTGGTGAGCCTAATCTGAATGAGGAGAGCAGGAGACTATCATTCATTTGGTCTAGCGATGCCCCTCCGAAAGTGGCAGCGTTTATATGGTAGGTGGCGAGGAACGAGATTCTAACAATTGATAATCTTCAGAAGAGGGCAATGATCATCCCAAATTGTTGTGCATTATGTACGAAAGCGGTCGAGACGGTAGATCACTTATTCTTCCATGCCCCTTTGTCTCGAAATTGTGGGATGGATTCATTGCATTTTTCCGGTCACCTTGGATGATGCAGAGCTCAATCACAGGCTTCCTTTTGGCATGGCCCAGCCATAgcacaagaagagagagagagagagagagagagagagagagagagagaggtggaagcTAATGATGAAGGTGGCAATATGGGGCATATAGAGGGAGACGAATGCACATCACTTCCAAGTCACAAGCAAATCAGAGGGAGATGTATATATAAGGGTAAAAATGAATGTAATTGGGTGGATTTCTTGCTTAAAGGATTTTGAACCAAATGATGGGTCAATCTTAGCTAGTGTGTAATCTATGTAAACATAAGCCGTGTGCTCCTCTTTCAATAATGTTGTTaattcttaaaaaataataagaagaataataagaaataagtattaaaaaaaatcacGTAGAAAGTCTTTCTATGTCCTGCATAGTTGTTGTACCATGGGTGACATATCTCCTTCCGTCTGAGAGAAGATGTGGCTAATAGATGCAATCATGAACATGCACAGTTGATCTAATCTTCTTACAATTAAACAGTGAAAAAAcaggaaagtaaaaaaaaaaaaattgcacctgCTAGCTGCTGAAGTGGAACGAGACAAGCTAATCATGCGTTGGGCAAGGGAAACCATTGCCAATGATTGCATTGTACAAAACTCAGATGAAGACCTCCAAAGCTGAAATGTTAAGAGAAAGTCTTAGGGTTTACGGAGAAGACTCAAAACACATGCCCTGACAATTAACAGTTTCTTAAAATACCTCAAGTGTAGCTCTCAGACCAGGGAAAGCTACTGTCAAAGAGCCTTTATCACCTTGCAAACCAGAAGCTACAACAAAGCTTTCTGGTTTGCATACATTCATTTCATCAGTCAGATATTTGTCTAGCTCCTGGTCAACATTCCACAAATGTAGAAAAGATAAGCTGAAGCGAAGTAAACATCCTTCAAGTGATCTGACCCATGTATGTTCTTCTATGGGATGACTTGCAATCCCTTCCATATCGCAACTATCATTTGAATTTGTTTTCTCCAGCTGCTTCTCTGAGACAAGAACAATCTCTTGCTTGCCACCATTCCCTACAGACTCTTTATGCCTTTGACATGGATACATCAAAGATGAGAGATTGAATTTCAGGGTGGCAATTCCGGGATAAGGGCAGGAGCATTTGATAAGATGCTTCTGGTGTTGGAGTGGAAGTGATGGAGCTTGCTCTATAGAACTATGATCAGCTGCATGAGAAGTAAACTCATGAGCTGTTTTTGAAATCGGTAACTTTCCTTTAGTATCATGTGCTGGAGAACCATCAGAACCATGGAAGTCCATTATTCTTTGCTGAGTGTTGCCTGCTGCAAGCGACTTAGTGATCCCCTTGTCAAGATCTGTAATATGCGATTGTGCAACACTTGTATCTTCAGTTACAGAAAGGAGCAATGAGGATGCCGAAGTAGTGCCACCCAGTATGTTGTCGGTCACTGAATTTACATTGATACCTCTGCAGAAATGATCAAACATTGAATGAGAAGCATTACCACGAAGGGTGCGCTCTCGAGCACCTGTCTTAACATCCCAGAGGTATAGAGCATTAATTGCACCAGACGAAGCAGAGAAACTCCTGCACAAACACGCTATGTAACCTCTCCTGCTGTCCCATACAACCATTGTTGGATAGCTTGGATGTCCAGGAAACATTCTTTCTACCCGTAAAGTCTCAAGTGAAACAAGAGCCACACAAGAATCCTCCCCAACAGAGAGAAAACAATTACTCCAAGGACAGTCCGTCCAGGGCAGTGGAAGAATAATTTGCCTGATTGGAGCCACATGGTGGTGCATTACTGAAACAAGGCTACCGACATCCATATCCCATATACGAATCGTGCAATCAGAGCTTCCTGATACTAACGCCCGTTTGAAATGTTGTTCACTCGAGGTTGCAACCATATGGTGTGCTGCCAAGCAAAGCACAGCACCCGTGTGTCCCAAAAGAGATTGTTCAGATATACATGGATCGATGTTATGATGAAAACTTCCATCAATGAAATTTGGTTCCTGATGAAACATCTCAAATCGAACTACTTGTATTTCACCATTATAGAAGCCATAGACTACAGCATATGGAGCATAAAAATCTTCCGAAAGCACCAGTGAAGATGACACAATCTGTCCTTTCAACAGAAGACCATTGCCAAAGTTTGTAGGACTTGCAACACAGTTTTGGTGAGAACTTTTATCAGTCTCCCCTTCAGTTGCTTTTAGGCATGCGTTCTGCCTGACAGCCTCAGTTTCAGAAAGAGAACAGGATGTCCCAACCCAATCACCAAGAAAACTACCTTCCCCGACCATGATGCAGGAGCAAGGATCACCAGAATTGTCGCTTTTCTTTATACCTAACTGCCCATTGCTAACAATCTGCGCCATCAGAGGCTGATGCACTAGCCATATTGAGACACGAGGTTGCCACGATGTTGAAGCATGCACTTCAAAACATAATGATTCTATACGAAGAAGATAATCATTCAACTGACAGTAACTAATTAGCATTTTCACAGAGTGTggagcagcaacagcagcagggATTTCACAACAAGGCTCAACATCAAACGTGACACCAGAAACCGATATCTTATACACGATAGCAGCACCCGTGTCACTCCATACAGCAAACTGTTCTACAGATCCTTCATCTGCATCCAATGCATTGTCACTACAGCCACTCTGAAGAAACATGCCCCCAATTGGGCACGCCGGAGTAAGAGGGCCTTCATTGCAAAGCAAACCATCAGCTAAGGAGATTTCGCAAATAGCAGTCTCACTGGTCCTTGACATAAATGTGCAGTGAGTCTTAAATACAAGAGCCAATAGCTTTCCATTAGCTGAAACTGATACTGCCTGTACCCCATCATGCTGCAAACTGTCAGCCTCAACAGATGTTCTTCCCATGTATGAAGAGCTTCTCTGCAGACCACTCCCAGCTTCGCCATTTGGATCAGGCTCCAGTATTGCAATTGATTCTACCTGTCCAAGTGCATCTGTCATGATCACTGACTGTTTTTTCATGTCCTCAAAAGATGGAACTACAGCCATGAATTTCAATGACCCAATGGTCAAGCTCCCGTGGAAGATAGTCTGGACAATATTGAGGGTGCATGAATCGACAATGACAATAGAACATTTTGAGGTCCTTCTGAAATGTGCTTCTTTGTCAGTTGCAGTCTCATTTTGAAGGTAGCCAGGGTTCACAATCTCGGCAGTTTCAACTGAACCGGAGTTTGATGCTTGCATAGCATCAGAAAAATTGCAAGCAATGCAAACATATCGCCTGGACAAAGGCAAGGATGACAGGAGAGATGGGGTACCTACCCATGGAGGCAATTTTCTTCTACGCCTACAATGGCCGCTACCTCTGCTCCAAATGCATAACACACCATCAGTACAAGCACTCATTAGTGCAGCAGAACCAGATGAGGTCGAGCTTACATTACTTGAGCTCTCTTTCTGTCCATGGCTAATGATCGGGATGCAAATTTCTAGACCTACTATGGGAGTGGCATGACCACACAGCATTGCCATTGGCCAAATTTCCTGTCAAAGTTTATGGTTCGGATGTTAGTAATCAAATGTAACGATGAAGGATGGACGGACGGTGGCAAGTGCATAAAATATCAATGGATTCCGATTTGACAATGTCCATggaaattaaaattaattaaataaataaggTGGATATTCATTGActtaggaagaaagaagagaaaacgaGAGGGAGGAAGAATGACCTACCCGATTGTGAGGGGGGTTGAGGTTCCACCAGATGATGGAGCCATCGGATCCGCCCGTGTAAAGGGTGGGCGGCTGATTCAAGACAGCGCGAGCAGTTATCCTATGATGATGGAGGTGTGGGCTACCTCCGTACCAAAGGCACGCCACCGGCTGGCatcgcatctctctctctctctctctctctctctctctctctctcaaacgaAGAACCAGCCAagactgtctctctctctctctcaaacaaaGAACCAGCCAAGAGTTTACAAGGAGAAGCGAGTCTCAGCGGAGTAGAGGGGGGAAAGAGTCATTCCGCATACCAATATAAAAATTTGGGAAGAAATGATGCGCAGTTGGCGAGGAGAGACCGTGCTGTATAAAAACCCACAACCCGTGCGGAGGCGAATCAGTCAGGTGGTGTTGCCATGTGTTGggtgctgtggggcccaacgtgatgcatatattttatatccgagccgtccatccgctttgaccTCTCGTTTTAGGaaattaacccaaaaatgaagaagatccgaatctcaagtggaccacagcacgccccagtttgatgtatatgttggatCTGAGATGTTTGTGCATCCATCAGCAtgaggaatatttttgtcatgTGATGGATATGGCATCCAAGCACCATGTAAGAGCCTTAAAAAAGCACTGTTTAAAAGCAAAAGTGAAAGGAAAAGTATTGATGGATGTGCTGGATCTGAAATATATGTCCTGCGGGAGCACGAATCAGCATTTCCATGGAGTATTTTTTGTTAGGTGATGGATCCACGGGGTGTTGGGCATTTCCCCCCTGTGAGGCCTGAAACATATTTTCGTCATGCGAGTCTAAAAAACAGCACCgcttttcaaaaaaagaaaataagctTAAAAGTTTTTTACCAGCAGCGAGAAGCCAAGCCCAGTCATAATCAACAGAAATCAAGGCCGAGCAAAGCGAGAGAGATGGGCCTTAGCCCTATCACAATCAACGAGACCAAAACCTAAGGAAAGCAAAGGGGCGTGGGCTTAG is drawn from Magnolia sinica isolate HGM2019 chromosome 5, MsV1, whole genome shotgun sequence and contains these coding sequences:
- the LOC131245027 gene encoding uncharacterized protein LOC131245027 isoform X4; translation: MDRKRAQVIGSGHCRRRRKLPPWVGTPSLLSSLPLSRRYVCIACNFSDAMQASNSGSVETAEIVNPGYLQNETATDKEAHFRRTSKCSIVIVDSCTLNIVQTIFHGSLTIGSLKFMAVVPSFEDMKKQSVIMTDALGQVESIAILEPDPNGEAGSGLQRSSSYMGRTSVEADSLQHDGVQAVSVSANGKLLALVFKTHCTFMSRTSETAICEISLADGLLCNEGPLTPACPIGGMFLQSGCSDNALDADEGSVEQFAVWSDTGAAIVYKISVSGVTFDVEPCCEIPAAVAAPHSVKMLISYCQLNDYLLRIESLCFEVHASTSWQPRVSIWLVHQPLMAQIVSNGQLGIKKSDNSGDPCSCIMVGEGSFLGDWVGTSCSLSETEAVRQNACLKATEGETDKSSHQNCVASPTNFGNGLLLKGQIVSSSLVLSEDFYAPYAVVYGFYNGEIQVVRFEMFHQEPNFIDGSFHHNIDPCISEQSLLGHTGAVLCLAAHHMVATSSEQHFKRALVSGSSDCTIRIWDMDVGSLVSVMHHHVAPIRQIILPLPWTDCPWSNCFLSVGEDSCVALVSLETLRVERMFPGHPSYPTMVVWDSRRGYIACLCRSFSASSGAINALYLWDVKTGARERTLRGNASHSMFDHFCRGINVNSVTDNILGGTTSASSLLLSVTEDTSVAQSHITDLDKGITKSLAAGNTQQRIMDFHGSDGSPAHDTKGKLPISKTAHEFTSHAADHSSIEQAPSLPLQHQKHLIKCSCPYPGIATLKFNLSSLMYPCQRHKESVGNGGKQEIVLVSEKQLEKTNSNDSCDMEGIASHPIEEHTWVRSLEGCLLRFSLSFLHLWNVDQELDKYLTDEMNVCKPESFVVASGLQGDKGSLTVAFPGLRATLELWRSSSEFCTMQSLAMVSLAQRMISLSRSTSAASSALAGFYTRNFAEKVPDIKPPSLQLLVSFWQDPSEHVRMAARSLFHCAASRSIPLPLYGPKLIQHALHSSHINGVGVNICKNTGETSTNSLLHGQGVSETQGGYQDDECSILSWLESFEMEDWISCIGGTSQDAMASHIIVAAALAVWYPSIVKPSLGKLVVHPLMKLVMAMSDKYSSTAAELLAEGMESTWKACIGPEIPRLIGDIFFQIECVSGAPANNAMQNPSLAVTIRETLVGILLPSLAMADVIGFLNVIESQIWATASDSPVHLISLMTLIRVVRGSPKPLSLHLDKAVNFILQTMDHGNSVMRRACLQSSMAALREVVRVFPMVALNEASTRLAVGDAIGDICSATIRIYDMQSVTKIKVLDASGPPGLPSLLGGVSDTMITAVISALSFSPDGEGLVAFSEHGLMIRWWSLGTGWWEKLSRNIVPVQCTKLIFVPPWEGFSPNSSRSSIMASIIAHDSPNVSPEKTREFGDADSLKLLIHNLDLSYRLIWVGERKVVLTRHRQELGTFQL
- the LOC131245027 gene encoding uncharacterized protein LOC131245027 isoform X6; its protein translation is MRCQPVACLWYGGSPHLHHHRITARAVLNQPPTLYTGGSDGSIIWWNLNPPHNREIWPMAMLCGHATPIVGLEICIPIISHGQKESSSNVSSTSSGSAALMSACTDGVLCIWSRGSGHCRRRRKLPPWVGTPSLLSSLPLSRRYVCIACNFSDAMQASNSGSVETAEIVNPGYLQNETATDKEAHFRRTSKCSIVIVDSCTLNIVQTIFHGSLTIGSLKFMAVVPSFEDMKKQSVIMTDALGQVESIAILEPDPNGEAGSGLQRSSSYMGRTSVEADSLQHDGVQAVSVSANGKLLALVFKTHCTFMSRTSETAICEISLADGLLCNEGPLTPACPIGGMFLQSGCSDNALDADEGSVEQFAVWSDTGAAIVYKISVSGVTFDVEPCCEIPAAVAAPHSVKMLISYCQLNDYLLRIESLCFEVHASTSWQPRVSIWLVHQPLMAQIVSNGQLGIKKSDNSGDPCSCIMVGEGSFLGDWVGTSCSLSETEAVRQNACLKATEGETDKSSHQNCVASPTNFGNGLLLKGQIVSSSLVLSEDFYAPYAVVYGFYNGEIQVVRFEMFHQEPNFIDGSFHHNIDPCISEQSLLGHTGAVLCLAAHHMVATSSEQHFKRALVSGSSDCTIRIWDMDVGSLVSVMHHHVAPIRQIILPLPWTDCPWSNCFLSVGEDSCVALVSLETLRVERMFPGHPSYPTMVVWDSRRGYIACLCRSFSASSGAINALYLWDVKTGARERTLRGNASHSMFDHFCRGINVNSVTDNILGGTTSASSLLLSVTEDTSVAQSHITDLDKGITKSLAAGNTQQRIMDFHGSDGSPAHDTKGKLPISKTAHEFTSHAADHSSIEQAPSLPLQHQKHLIKCSCPYPGIATLKFNLSSLMYPCQRHKESVGNGGKQEIVLVSEKQLEKTNSNDSCDMEGIASHPIEEHTWVRSLEGCLLRFSLSFLHLWNVDQELDKYLTDEMNVCKPESFVVASGLQGDKGSLTVAFPGLRATLELWRSSSEFCTMQSLAMVSLAQRMISLSRSTSAASSALAGFYTRNFAEKVPDIKPPSLQLLVSFWQDPSEHVRMAARSLFHCAASRSIPLPLYGPKLIQHALHSSHINGVGVNICKNTGETSTNSLLHGQGVSETQGGYQDDECSILSWLESFEMEDWISCIGGTSQDAMASHIIVAAALAVWYPSIVKPSLGKLVVHPLMKLVMAMSDKYSSTAAELLAEGMESTWKACIGPEIPRLIGDIFFQIECVSGAPANNAMQNPSLAVTIRETLVGILLPSLAMADVIGFLNVIESQIWATASDSPVHLISLMTLIRVVRGSPKPLSLHLDKAVNFILQTMDHGNSVMRRACLQSSMAALREVVRVFPMVALNEASTRLAVGDAIGDICSATIRIYDMQRV
- the LOC131245027 gene encoding uncharacterized protein LOC131245027 isoform X2; this encodes MRCQPVACLWYGGSPHLHHHRITARAVLNQPPTLYTGGSDGSIIWWNLNPPHNREIWPMAMLCGHATPIVGLEICIPIISHGQKESSSNVSSTSSGSAALMSACTDGVLCIWSRGSGHCRRRRKLPPWVGTPSLLSSLPLSRRYVCIACNFSDAMQASNSGSVETAEIVNPGYLQNETATDKEAHFRRTSKCSIVIVDSCTLNIVQTIFHGSLTIGSLKFMAVVPSFEDMKKQSVIMTDALGQVESIAILEPDPNGEAGSGLQRSSSYMGRTSVEADSLQHDGVQAVSVSANGKLLALVFKTHCTFMSRTSETAICEISLADGLLCNEGPLTPACPIGGMFLQSGCSDNALDADEGSVEQFAVWSDTGAAIVYKISVSGVTFDVEPCCEIPAAVAAPHSVKMLISYCQLNDYLLRIESLCFEVHASTSWQPRVSIWLVHQPLMAQIVSNGQLGIKKSDNSGDPCSCIMVGEGSFLGDWVGTSCSLSETEAVRQNACLKATEGETDKSSHQNCVASPTNFGNGLLLKGQIVSSSLVLSEDFYAPYAVVYGFYNGEIQVVRFEMFHQEPNFIDGSFHHNIDPCISEQSLLGHTGAVLCLAAHHMVATSSEQHFKRALVSGSSDCTIRIWDMDVGSLVSVMHHHVAPIRQIILPLPWTDCPWSNCFLSVGEDSCVALVSLETLRVERMFPGHPSYPTMVVWDSRRGYIACLCRSFSASSGAINALYLWDVKTGARERTLRGNASHSMFDHFCRGINVNSVTDNILGGTTSASSLLLSVTEDTSVAQSHITDLDKGITKSLAAGNTQQRIMDFHGSDGSPAHDTKGKLPISKTAHEFTSHAADHSSIEQAPSLPLQHQKHLIKCSCPYPGIATLKFNLSSLMYPCQRHKESVGNGGKQEIVLVSEKQLEKTNSNDSCDMEGIASHPIEEHTWVRSLEGCLLRFSLSFLHLWNVDQELDKYLTDEMNVCKPESFVVASGLQGDKGSLTVAFPGLRATLELWRSSSEFCTMQSLAMVSLAQRMISLSRSTSAASSALAGFYTRNFAEKVPDIKPPSLQLLVSFWQDPSEHVRMAARSLFHCAASRSIPLPLYGPKLIQHALHSSHINGVGVNICKNTGETSTNSLLHGQGVSETQGGYQDDECSILSWLESFEMEDWISCIGGTSQDAMASHIIVAAALAVWYPSIVKPSLGKLVVHPLMKLVMAMSDKYSSTAAELLAEGMESTWKACIGPEIPRLIGDIFFQIECVSGAPANNAMQNPSLAVTIRETLVGILLPSLAMADVIGFLNVIESQIWATASDSPVHLISLMTLIRVVRGSPKPLSLHLDKTMDHGNSVMRRACLQSSMAALREVVRVFPMVALNEASTRLAVGDAIGDICSATIRIYDMQSVTKIKVLDASGPPGLPSLLGGVSDTMITAVISALSFSPDGEGLVAFSEHGLMIRWWSLGTGWWEKLSRNIVPVQCTKLIFVPPWEGFSPNSSRSSIMASIIAHDSPNVSPEKTREFGDADSLKLLIHNLDLSYRLIWVGERKVVLTRHRQELGTFQL
- the LOC131245027 gene encoding uncharacterized protein LOC131245027 isoform X3, whose translation is MRCQPVACLWYGGSPHLHHHRITARAVLNQPPTLYTGGSDGSIIWWNLNPPHNREIWPMAMLCGHATPIVGLEICIPIISHGQKESSSNVSSTSSGSAALMSACTDGVLCIWSRGSGHCRRRRKLPPWVGTPSLLSSLPLSRRYVCIACNFSDAMQASNSGSVETAEIVNPGYLQNETATDKEAHFRRTSKCSIVIVDSCTLNIVQTIFHGSLTIGSLKFMAVVPSFEDMKKQSVIMTDALGQVESIAILEPDPNGEAGSGLQRSSSYMGRTSVEADSLQHDGVQAVSVSANGKLLALVFKTHCTFMSRTSETAICEISLADGLLCNEGPLTPACPIGGMFLQSGCSDNALDADEGSVEQFAVWSDTGAAIVYKISVSGVTFDVEPCCEIPAAVAAPHSVKMLISYCQLNDYLLRIESLCFEVHASTSWQPRVSIWLVHQPLMAQIVSNGQLGIKKSDNSGDPCSCIMVGEGSFLGDWVGTSCSLSETEAVRQNACLKATEGETDKSSHQNCVASPTNFGNGLLLKGQIVSSSLVLSEDFYAPYAVVYGFYNGEIQVVRFEMFHQEPNFIDGSFHHNIDPCISEQSLLGHTGAVLCLAAHHMVATSSEQHFKRALVSGSSDCTIRIWDMDVGSLVSVMHHHVAPIRQIILPLPWTDCPWSNCFLSVGEDSCVALVSLETLRVERMFPGHPSYPTMVVWDSRRGYIACLCRSFSASSGAINALYLWDVKTGARERTLRGNASHSMFDHFCRGINVNSVTDNILGGTTSASSLLLSVTEDTSVAQSHITDLDKGITKSLAAGNTQQRIMDFHGSDGSPAHDTKGKLPISKTAHEFTSHAADHSSIEQAPSLPLQHQKHLIKCSCPYPGIATLKFNLSSLMYPCQRHKESVGNGGKQEIVLVSEKQLEKTNSNDSCDMEGIASHPIEEHTWVRSLEGCLLRFSLSFLHLWNVDQELDKYLTDEMNVCKPESFVVASGLQGDKGSLTVAFPGLRATLELWRSSSEFCTMQSLAMVSLAQRMISLSRSTSAASSALAGFYTRNFAEKVPDIKPPSLQLLVSFWQDPSEHVRMAARSLFHCAASRSIPLPLYGPKLIQHALHSSHINGVGVNICKNTGETSTNSLLHGQGVSETQGGYQDDECSILSWLESFEMEDWISCIGGTSQDAMASHIIVAAALAVWYPSIVKPSLGKLVVHPLMKLVMAMSDKYSSTAAELLAEGMESTWKACIGPEIPRLIGDIFFQIECVSGAPANNAMQNPSLAVTIRETLVGILLPSLAMADVIGFLNVIESQIWATASDSPVHLISLMTLIRVVRGSPKPLSLHLDKAVNFILQTMDHGNSVMRRACLQSSMAALREVVRVFPMVALNEASTRLAVGDAIGDICSATIRIYDMQSVTKIKVLDASGPPGLPSLLGGVSDTMITAVISALSFSPDGEEKTREFGDADSLKLLIHNLDLSYRLIWVGERKVVLTRHRQELGTFQL
- the LOC131245027 gene encoding uncharacterized protein LOC131245027 isoform X1; its protein translation is MRCQPVACLWYGGSPHLHHHRITARAVLNQPPTLYTGGSDGSIIWWNLNPPHNREIWPMAMLCGHATPIVGLEICIPIISHGQKESSSNVSSTSSGSAALMSACTDGVLCIWSRGSGHCRRRRKLPPWVGTPSLLSSLPLSRRYVCIACNFSDAMQASNSGSVETAEIVNPGYLQNETATDKEAHFRRTSKCSIVIVDSCTLNIVQTIFHGSLTIGSLKFMAVVPSFEDMKKQSVIMTDALGQVESIAILEPDPNGEAGSGLQRSSSYMGRTSVEADSLQHDGVQAVSVSANGKLLALVFKTHCTFMSRTSETAICEISLADGLLCNEGPLTPACPIGGMFLQSGCSDNALDADEGSVEQFAVWSDTGAAIVYKISVSGVTFDVEPCCEIPAAVAAPHSVKMLISYCQLNDYLLRIESLCFEVHASTSWQPRVSIWLVHQPLMAQIVSNGQLGIKKSDNSGDPCSCIMVGEGSFLGDWVGTSCSLSETEAVRQNACLKATEGETDKSSHQNCVASPTNFGNGLLLKGQIVSSSLVLSEDFYAPYAVVYGFYNGEIQVVRFEMFHQEPNFIDGSFHHNIDPCISEQSLLGHTGAVLCLAAHHMVATSSEQHFKRALVSGSSDCTIRIWDMDVGSLVSVMHHHVAPIRQIILPLPWTDCPWSNCFLSVGEDSCVALVSLETLRVERMFPGHPSYPTMVVWDSRRGYIACLCRSFSASSGAINALYLWDVKTGARERTLRGNASHSMFDHFCRGINVNSVTDNILGGTTSASSLLLSVTEDTSVAQSHITDLDKGITKSLAAGNTQQRIMDFHGSDGSPAHDTKGKLPISKTAHEFTSHAADHSSIEQAPSLPLQHQKHLIKCSCPYPGIATLKFNLSSLMYPCQRHKESVGNGGKQEIVLVSEKQLEKTNSNDSCDMEGIASHPIEEHTWVRSLEGCLLRFSLSFLHLWNVDQELDKYLTDEMNVCKPESFVVASGLQGDKGSLTVAFPGLRATLELWRSSSEFCTMQSLAMVSLAQRMISLSRSTSAASSALAGFYTRNFAEKVPDIKPPSLQLLVSFWQDPSEHVRMAARSLFHCAASRSIPLPLYGPKLIQHALHSSHINGVGVNICKNTGETSTNSLLHGQGVSETQGGYQDDECSILSWLESFEMEDWISCIGGTSQDAMASHIIVAAALAVWYPSIVKPSLGKLVVHPLMKLVMAMSDKYSSTAAELLAEGMESTWKACIGPEIPRLIGDIFFQIECVSGAPANNAMQNPSLAVTIRETLVGILLPSLAMADVIGFLNVIESQIWATASDSPVHLISLMTLIRVVRGSPKPLSLHLDKAVNFILQTMDHGNSVMRRACLQSSMAALREVVRVFPMVALNEASTRLAVGDAIGDICSATIRIYDMQSVTKIKVLDASGPPGLPSLLGGVSDTMITAVISALSFSPDGEGLVAFSEHGLMIRWWSLGTGWWEKLSRNIVPVQCTKLIFVPPWEGFSPNSSRSSIMASIIAHDSPNVSPEKTREFGDADSLKLLIHNLDLSYRLIWVGERKVVLTRHRQELGTFQL
- the LOC131245027 gene encoding uncharacterized protein LOC131245027 isoform X5; its protein translation is MRCQPVACLWYGGSPHLHHHRITARAVLNQPPTLYTGGSDGSIIWWNLNPPHNREIWPMAMLCGHATPIVGLEICIPIISHGQKESSSNVSSTSSGSAALMSACTDGVLCIWSRGSGHCRRRRKLPPWVGTPSLLSSLPLSRRYVCIACNFSDAMQASNSGSVETAEIVNPGYLQNETATDKEAHFRRTSKCSIVIVDSCTLNIVQTIFHGSLTIGSLKFMAVVPSFEDMKKQSVIMTDALGQVESIAILEPDPNGEAGSGLQRSSSYMGRTSVEADSLQHDGVQAVSVSANGKLLALVFKTHCTFMSRTSETAICEISLADGLLCNEGPLTPACPIGGMFLQSGCSDNALDADEGSVEQFAVWSDTGAAIVYKISVSGVTFDVEPCCEIPAAVAAPHSVKMLISYCQLNDYLLRIESLCFEVHASTSWQPRVSIWLVHQPLMAQIVSNGQLGIKKSDNSGDPCSCIMVGEGSFLGDWVGTSCSLSETEAVRQNACLKATEGETDKSSHQNCVASPTNFGNGLLLKGQIVSSSLVLSEDFYAPYAVVYGFYNGEIQVVRFEMFHQEPNFIDGSFHHNIDPCISEQSLLGHTGAVLCLAAHHMVATSSEQHFKRALVSGSSDCTIRIWDMDVGSLVSVMHHHVAPIRQIILPLPWTDCPWSNCFLSVGEDSCVALVSLETLRVERMFPGHPSYPTMVVWDSRRGYIACLCRSFSASSGAINALYLWDVKTGARERTLRGNASHSMFDHFCRGINVNSVTDNILGGTTSASSLLLSVTEDTSVAQSHITDLDKGITKSLAAGNTQQRIMDFHGSDGSPAHDTKGKLPISKTAHEFTSHAADHSSIEQAPSLPLQHQKHLIKCSCPYPGIATLKFNLSSLMYPCQRHKESVGNGGKQEIVLVSEKQLEKTNSNDSCDMEGIASHPIEEHTWVRSLEGCLLRFSLSFLHLWNVDQELDKYLTDEMNVCKPESFVVASGLQGDKGSLTVAFPGLRATLELWRSSSEFCTMQSLAMVSLAQRMISLSRSTSAASSALAGFYTRNFAEKVPDIKPPSLQLLVSFWQDPSEHVRMAARSLFHCAASRSIPLPLYGPKLIQHALHSSHINGVGVNICKNTGETSTNSLLHGQGVSETQGGYQDDECSILSWLESFEMEDWISCIGGTSQDAMASHIIVAAALAVWYPSIVKPSLGKLVVHPLMKLVMAMSDKYSSTAAELLAEGMESTWKACIGPEIPRLIGDIFFQIECVSGAPANNAMQNPSLAVTIRETLVGILLPSLAMADVIGFLNVIESQIWATASDSPVHLISLMTLIRVVRGSPKPLSLHLDKAVNFILQTMDHGNSVMRRACLQSSMAALREVVRVFPMVALNEASTRLAVGDAIGDICSATIRIYDMQRILFHYLDPPFPLFIRVPRGFFQCLKFQMVVSIFS